Proteins co-encoded in one Deltaproteobacteria bacterium genomic window:
- the cysK gene encoding cysteine synthase A produces MNIHPDPLALVGRTPLVFLDRLGQGLPGRVAVKLESTNPGGSIKDRIALAMIEDAERRGHLGPGARLVEPTSGNTGIGLALVCALRGYALTLTMPESMSLERRTLLVGLGAAVVLTPAAKGMAGAVARAEEIQRESRAFMVRQFENPANPAAHERTTGPEIWQDTDGQVQVFVAGVGTGGTITGVGRALKSRNPKVRCVAAEPAESPVLSGGDPGPHPIQGIGPGFIPRILDRSVLDEVLAVKGELAMDMARRLLREEGILAGISAGANVAAALQVAAREENRERLIVTIICDTGERYLSANLFRNPEVIS; encoded by the coding sequence ATGAACATCCATCCAGACCCCCTGGCCCTTGTCGGCCGCACCCCTCTGGTCTTTCTGGACCGCCTGGGACAAGGTTTACCCGGCCGGGTGGCCGTCAAGCTCGAATCGACCAACCCCGGCGGGTCCATCAAGGACCGCATCGCCCTGGCCATGATCGAGGACGCCGAGCGCCGAGGACATCTTGGGCCCGGGGCCAGGTTGGTTGAACCCACCAGTGGCAATACCGGCATCGGTCTGGCCCTGGTCTGCGCCCTGCGGGGCTACGCCCTGACCCTGACCATGCCCGAGAGCATGAGCTTGGAACGCCGGACCCTGCTGGTCGGCCTCGGGGCCGCGGTGGTTCTCACTCCCGCCGCCAAGGGCATGGCCGGGGCAGTGGCCCGGGCCGAGGAAATCCAGCGTGAATCCCGAGCCTTCATGGTCCGTCAGTTCGAGAACCCGGCCAATCCGGCCGCGCATGAGCGCACCACCGGACCGGAGATTTGGCAGGACACCGATGGACAGGTGCAGGTCTTCGTGGCCGGGGTCGGCACGGGCGGGACCATCACCGGTGTCGGTCGGGCCCTCAAATCCCGAAATCCCAAGGTTCGCTGCGTGGCCGCTGAACCGGCCGAGTCGCCGGTCCTGTCCGGAGGCGATCCCGGGCCACACCCCATCCAGGGCATCGGACCAGGATTCATTCCCCGCATCCTGGACCGGTCGGTTCTGGACGAGGTTCTGGCCGTGAAGGGAGAGCTGGCCATGGACATGGCCCGGCGTCTCTTGCGCGAGGAGGGGATTCTGGCCGGAATCTCGGCCGGGGCCAATGTGGCCGCGGCTCTACAGGTGGCGGCCAGGGAAGAAAACCGAGAACGCCTGATCGTGACCATCATCTGCGACACGGGCGAGCGGTATTTGAGCGCGAATCTATTTCGAAACCCCGAGGTCATCTCGTGA
- a CDS encoding serine acetyltransferase, with protein MPSVQDLREIMGLLRAVLFPGYFGRSDIGPETMRYHVGSALDQVRTLLAEQIRRGHCFFCALEDQACPECEERARILTLKFLTTLPRIRNLLALDVQAAYEGDPAAKSPGESIFCYPSIKVMTHYRVAHELHRMDVELIPRIITEMAHSETGIDIHPGAGIGRRFFIDHGTGVVIGETCVIGNNVRLYQGVTLGAKSFPKDENGQLIKGIPRHPVVEDDVTIYSGATVLGRITIGRGSVVGGNVWVTEDVPPGSRIALGSNLRSGQPG; from the coding sequence ATGCCTTCGGTCCAAGACCTTCGGGAGATCATGGGGCTTCTCCGGGCCGTACTCTTTCCGGGCTATTTCGGACGGTCCGACATCGGGCCGGAAACCATGCGCTACCATGTCGGCTCGGCCTTGGACCAGGTCCGGACCCTGCTGGCCGAGCAGATCCGGCGCGGGCACTGCTTTTTCTGCGCCCTTGAAGACCAGGCCTGCCCGGAGTGCGAGGAACGAGCCCGGATCCTGACTCTGAAATTCTTGACCACCCTGCCCCGAATTCGGAATCTTCTGGCCCTAGACGTCCAGGCCGCCTACGAAGGCGACCCCGCGGCCAAGAGCCCCGGGGAAAGCATCTTCTGCTATCCATCCATCAAGGTCATGACCCACTACCGTGTGGCCCACGAACTCCACCGTATGGACGTGGAACTCATCCCCCGGATCATCACCGAGATGGCCCACTCCGAAACCGGTATCGACATCCACCCCGGGGCCGGCATCGGTCGACGTTTCTTCATCGACCACGGGACCGGCGTAGTCATCGGCGAAACCTGCGTCATCGGGAACAATGTCCGCCTCTACCAGGGTGTGACTTTGGGTGCCAAGAGTTTTCCCAAGGACGAAAACGGCCAGCTCATCAAAGGCATTCCCCGACACCCGGTGGTCGAGGACGACGTGACCATCTACTCCGGAGCCACGGTGCTCGGGAGAATCACCATCGGCCGGGGCTCAGTGGTCGGCGGCAACGTCTGGGTCACGGAGGACGTTCCTCCGGGTTCCCGTATCGCTCTGGGGTCGAATCTACGTTCTGGGCAGCCGGGCTGA
- a CDS encoding PDZ domain-containing protein, translated as MSQCSRSSTSGLLFWVCASLVAVIALFVQSSDVSGAQRRTPVVEAVESVAPAVVNILTTVVERSVSPFGGVFSRDPFFQQFFGQPERAVERTSLGSGVITDGAKRLVLTNAHVIEGASVIRVRLLDGREFEASLVGSDPDFDLAVLSLAGEEALPEARMGDSTDLMIGETIVAIGNPYGFGHSVTTGVISALNRTIQTRHGSYSNFIQTDAAINPGNSGGPLVNVLGEVVGINTAIHAEAEGIGFAIPIGKARQVLDDLVHFGRVTPVWLGMGGQNLDQRTALYFGLESTKGFLVNEVHPKTPAAEAGIRPGDVVTAMDGNRIEDKDAYLDRLRHLVRQEEVGLRIVRRNEEKTVRLRPAPFPDEQAKNLALKRWGVEVKSGSAEDGVVVVEVVPNGPAEGLGLRPGDVIRQVAGVKTATEADFLQAFRRTRLKSSLMLVVRRAQNLYHVRMRVDG; from the coding sequence ATGAGTCAATGCAGTCGCTCGTCCACGTCAGGGCTTCTCTTCTGGGTGTGTGCGTCCCTGGTCGCCGTGATTGCCCTTTTCGTGCAGTCTTCAGACGTATCCGGAGCCCAGCGCAGGACCCCTGTGGTGGAGGCTGTGGAATCGGTGGCTCCGGCCGTGGTCAACATCCTGACCACGGTGGTCGAGCGGAGCGTGTCGCCCTTCGGGGGAGTATTTTCGAGGGACCCTTTTTTTCAACAGTTTTTCGGCCAGCCCGAGCGGGCCGTGGAGCGAACCAGCCTGGGCTCAGGAGTGATCACCGACGGAGCCAAACGTCTGGTCCTGACCAACGCCCACGTCATCGAAGGGGCCTCAGTGATTCGGGTCAGGCTGCTTGACGGCCGGGAGTTCGAGGCCAGTCTGGTAGGCTCCGATCCTGATTTCGACCTGGCAGTGCTTTCCCTGGCCGGGGAGGAGGCTCTGCCCGAGGCCAGGATGGGTGATTCGACGGATTTGATGATCGGCGAGACCATCGTGGCCATCGGCAACCCCTACGGGTTTGGGCATAGCGTGACCACAGGAGTGATTTCGGCCCTGAACCGGACCATCCAGACCCGGCACGGCAGCTACTCGAATTTCATCCAGACCGATGCGGCCATCAACCCCGGCAACAGTGGCGGGCCCCTGGTCAACGTTCTGGGCGAGGTCGTCGGGATCAACACGGCCATCCACGCCGAGGCCGAGGGCATTGGATTCGCCATCCCCATCGGCAAGGCCCGGCAGGTTTTGGACGACCTCGTTCACTTCGGCCGGGTGACTCCGGTCTGGCTGGGCATGGGAGGGCAGAACCTCGACCAGCGCACGGCCCTCTATTTCGGGCTGGAATCGACGAAGGGGTTTCTGGTCAACGAGGTCCATCCCAAGACCCCGGCCGCTGAGGCCGGGATTCGGCCCGGAGATGTGGTCACGGCCATGGACGGGAACCGGATCGAGGACAAGGACGCCTATCTGGACCGGCTGCGCCATCTGGTCCGCCAAGAAGAGGTGGGACTCAGAATCGTCCGCCGAAACGAGGAAAAAACCGTGCGGCTGCGCCCAGCGCCTTTTCCTGATGAACAGGCTAAAAATCTGGCCTTGAAGCGTTGGGGGGTGGAGGTCAAGTCCGGATCGGCCGAGGACGGGGTGGTCGTGGTGGAAGTCGTTCCCAATGGCCCGGCCGAGGGTCTGGGCCTGCGTCCGGGCGATGTCATTCGGCAGGTGGCCGGGGTAAAGACGGCCACCGAGGCCGATTTCCTCCAGGCCTTCCGCCGGACCCGTTTGAAGAGTTCCCTGATGCTGGTCGTCCGCCGGGCCCAGAATCTTTACCATGTCCGGATGCGGGTCGACGGCTGA